The DNA window GAGAACCTGGTGCGGGTGCGCGCCGAGCGCCTCAAGGCGGCGGCCGACGTCTCCGGCGAGGCGCGCTACGCGCACGCCCACATCTACCAGTTGCTGGCCTGGGTCAACGGCAGCTTCGCGCAGTCGCGGCTCGACGCCCTGGGCAAGCAGATCAAGGCGCGCCACGCCGGCGTCGAGGGCGGGCTGCGCCGGCTGGCCGCCGAGTCGGGCGTCAACGAGGCGGAGCGCAAAATCGTCGAGCAATCCCTGCAGTCGCTGGCGGCCTACCGCAAGGCCGTGCTCGAAACGATGGAGATGGCGCAGATGGATCAAAGCATCGCCACCAACTCGATGGCCAAGGCCGAAACGCAGTTCTTGCAACTCAACGACCAGCTGGCGAAAATGTCGGCGCTGCAAAAGCAGTTGAGCGAGCAGGCGCACGCCCGCGCCACCGGCGACTTCGCCACCCTCACCACCACGATGGGCATCGTCGTGCTGCTGTCAATCGCGCTCTCGCTGGGCGTGACGATGGCCGTGCGCGGCGCCATGCTGCGCGACATCCGCGGCATCGCCGACGTCGTCGTGGCGCTGGCGGCGGGCCGTCTCGGCACCGGCCGGCGCAATGACGGGCGCGATGAAATCGCCGACACCGCGCGCATGCTCGATCAAACCATGAGCAACCTGACGCAGACCCTGGGCACGATCCTGACGGCGGTGCGCTCGATCGACACCGCCGCCCACGAGATCGCCAGCGGCAACCTCGATCTGTCGACCCGCACCGAAATGCAGGCCAGCTCGCTCGAACAGACGGCCAGCGCGATGGACAGCCTGACCCGGGCGGTGCAGCAGAACGCCGCCAACGCCCAGCAGGCCTGCAAGCTGGCCGCCAGCGCCACCGATATGGCCCAGCGCGGCGGCGCGGCCGTGCAGCAGGCGGTGCAGACGATGACGTCGATCCGCGCCAGCTCGCGCCAGATCGTCGACATCATCAGCGTCATCGACAGCATCTCGTTCCAGACCAACATCCTGGCGCTCAACGCGGCAGTGGAAGCGGCGCGCGCCGGCGAGCAGGGACGCGGCTTCGCGGTGGTGGCGTCGGAGGTGCGCACCCTGGCGCAGCGCTCGGCGGCGGCGGCCAAGGAAATCAAAACGCTGATCGCGGCCTCGGTGGCCACCATCGACAGCGGCAGCGCCTCGGTGCACCAGGCCGGCGAGCGCATGGGCGACATCGTCGACTCGGTGCGCGAGGTCAACGACATCATCGCCCGCATCAGCGACGCCAGCGCGGAGCAGGCGCTGGGCATCGCCGAGGTGAACCAGGCGGTCGGCCAGATGGATGACGTGACGCAGCAGAACGCGGCGCTGGTGGAACAGGCGGCGGCCGCCGCCGAAAGCCTGCAGGACCAGGCGGTGCACCTGTCGCAGGCGGTGTCGGTGTTCAAGGTCGAGCCGCCGGCGGCGCCCGCCTCCGCCCCGGCCTCAGGCGCGCAT is part of the Oxalobacteraceae bacterium OTU3CAMAD1 genome and encodes:
- a CDS encoding methyl-accepting chemotaxis protein — encoded protein: MLKKLRIGPKLLLAPGLVLVLLIVTAAAGYYGMVCQNASMENLVRVRAERLKAAADVSGEARYAHAHIYQLLAWVNGSFAQSRLDALGKQIKARHAGVEGGLRRLAAESGVNEAERKIVEQSLQSLAAYRKAVLETMEMAQMDQSIATNSMAKAETQFLQLNDQLAKMSALQKQLSEQAHARATGDFATLTTTMGIVVLLSIALSLGVTMAVRGAMLRDIRGIADVVVALAAGRLGTGRRNDGRDEIADTARMLDQTMSNLTQTLGTILTAVRSIDTAAHEIASGNLDLSTRTEMQASSLEQTASAMDSLTRAVQQNAANAQQACKLAASATDMAQRGGAAVQQAVQTMTSIRASSRQIVDIISVIDSISFQTNILALNAAVEAARAGEQGRGFAVVASEVRTLAQRSAAAAKEIKTLIAASVATIDSGSASVHQAGERMGDIVDSVREVNDIIARISDASAEQALGIAEVNQAVGQMDDVTQQNAALVEQAAAAAESLQDQAVHLSQAVSVFKVEPPAAPASAPASGAHGFAQKARAGHAEAPRQLHGFRNADARAG